From the Mesorhizobium koreense genome, the window GCGCCAGCACGGTCTTGAGGTGCTCTATCGCCTCATCGTGGCGGCCTATATCGGCGAGATCGAGCCCGACCTGCATCTCCGCCACACGCTTCATCGGCGAATCGGGCGATATGCGCTTGAAGAAGGCAATCGCCTCCTCGGTGTTCTTCTGCTGGTCGGCCACGACGCCGAGTTGGAGCAGGAGGTCGTTGCTCTTCGGCGCGAGCACCAGCGCGTATTCGAGATAGAGGCGCACGAAATCCTCGCCGCCGGAGCGGTTGAGCGCCGCGCCGAGATCGAGCAGCACCTCGGCCGCGCCATCGTTGACGCTTCCGATCATCGGCTGAACGGTGGCGCCTGCCTTTATCTCCTTGCGGAGCGCGGTGATCGGCAGTCGGTCGGGCGCGAACTCGTCCGCCTTGTCGAGCACGGCGAGCGCCTCGTCCTTCTTGCCGGAACGGTAAAGCAGGCGGGCATAGGCCTCGGCCGCGCGCATATAGGTATCGGGCGCGGCGGCGCCGGCGGGCGCGTTGTCGAGCGTTTCCTTGTAAGCGGCCTCGGCGTCGGTCTTGCGGCCGGCAAGCTCTGCGATGAGCGCGCGATGGTAGGAGACGAAGAGCGTATACCACTCCGGCCCGTCGAGCTTCTTCAGATAGGAGAGCGCCTCGCCCGTATGCCCCTCTCCCTCCTTCGCCCAGCCGGTCATGATGCCGGTGATAAGCTTGTCGAGGTCGGATTCCATCGCCAGCTTCAGCCAGTTCTCGGCGTCGCCGTACTTCTTGTCGCGGAAGGAATCGACCGCCAGCGCCAGCCTCGAAAAACGCTCGACGCGGGCGACCTTCTTCAGCTTGCGGGCGTAGGGCAGCGCCCGGTCGAACTGGCCGTTCGAGATCAGCGAGACCATCAGGTTCTGCTGCAGATTTTCATTATCGGGATCGAAGGAAAGCGCGCGCGTGTAATAGGCGATGGCGTTCGGAAGGTCGCCGTCCGCCTCGGCGACACGGGCGGCGAGAAAGGCGCCGGCGAGTGTATCCGTACCGAGATCGCCAGCCTCCTTGCTGGCATGCGCAGGCAGGGCGGCTACCAGCATCGAGGAGGCGAGCAGCAATGTCGCGATCAGTTTTCCGCTTGCCTGCGGCATGTCATCCCTTTCCTGTGCCGAAACGCCGCCCGCGCGGTCGGATTCTATCGGGCATTCAAGCGGCGAAGCATGGCCTTTTTGCGATGAAGGTCAATCTGGCTGACCGTCGCGCCAACGTCGATAGACTCAAGATACGAGGCAAACCTTTACGATACGCGACTGATGCAGAAATCGATGACTTCGAGAAGCGCCGATTTCTGCGGCGTCGGCTTCAACGGCGCCAGCGCGTCGCGGGCGATCTCGCCGAAATGGCGGGCGCGGCCGATCGTGTCTCCTATGGCCGAACGGCGCGCCATCAGGTCGAGCGCCTTTTCCAACTCGGCATCGCCGTTTTCGCGGCCTTCGATGGCGTGCTTCCAGAAATCGCGCTCCTCCGCCGTCCCCCGGCGATAGCTCAGGATGACGGGCAGCGTTACCTTGCCCTCGCGGAAATCGTCGCCGACATTCTTGCCGAGGTCCTTGCTCGAACCGCCATAGTCGAGCGCATCGTCGACGAGCTGGAAGGCGAGGCCGAGATTGGTGCCGTAGGAGCGCAGCGCCGCGCGGTCGGAGCGCGAAGCGCCGGCGATGATCGGCCCGACCTCGGCGGCGGCCGAAAACAGCGCCGCCGTCTTCGCCCTGATCACGGCGAGGTACTCGTCTTCCGTCGTTTCCAGGTTCTGCGCGGCGGCGAGCTGCATCACCTCGCCCTCGGCGATGACGGACGCAGCGGTCGACAATACGTCGAGCGCATCGAGCGAGCCGACATCGACCATCATGCGGAAAGCCTGGCCGAGCAGGAAATCGCCGACCAGCACGCTCGCCTGGTTGCCCCAGATCATGCGCGCGGTCTGCCGGCCCCTTCGCATGCCGCTCTCGTCGACCACATCGTCGTGGAGGAGCGTGGCGGTGTGCATGAACTCGACGCTGGTGGCGAGTTTCACATGGCCCTCGCCGGAATAACCGAACATCTGGGCGGCGGCGAGCGTCACCATGGGCCTCAGGCGCTTGCCGCCCGACGAAATCAGGTGCTCGGCGATCTGCGGGATCATATCGACGTCGGAACCCGCCTTCGACAGGATCAACTCGTTGACGCGCGCCATGTCGGCGGCGGTCAGGTCGAGCAGCCTGCCGATCGTCGGATTGCCCCTCTTGCCCTCTTCAAGCGATAGAACGACGCCCAATGCGGGTACTCCCCGTCAAGATTCCCGTAATCGAGATATCCTCTTAGCGGAACTTATGGAGCGCTGGAAGCCAGACCATGCGGGCGGATTGGCGCGCAGGAACGGAAAGGCTAAAAGCTTTCGAGCCTTCACCGTCACAGGGATCGTCCGATGATCGAACTTCTGCGCACCAACGACCCCGTGCTGATCTCTTTCGTGGAATCGCTGATGCGGGATGCCGGCATCGGCTTCTTCGTCGCCGACCAGAACATGAGCATCGTGGAAGGCTCGCTCGGCATCCTGCCGCGCCGGGTCATGGTGGAGAGAGACCGCGAAGTCGAGGCGCGCCGTATCCTGAAGGACGCCGGCATATCGCACGAGATGAAGGGGCGCTGACCATGCCGGCCGAAGCGGCCGATCCGCCTGACGGCATGGCCGGCGCCACGATCGACGCCTTCCATCGCGGCGCTTTCTTCCTGGCGCAGCCCGCCGGGCGCGGTCACCGCGCGGGTCTCGACGCGATGATCCTCGCCGCTGCCGTTCCCTCCGGCTTCACGGGCCGTCTTGCCGATCTAGGCGCCGGCGCCGGCGCGGCGGGGCTGGCAGTTGCCACGCGCTGCCCGGATGCCAGGATCGTGCTGGTCGAGCGCGATGCCGAAATGGTCGCCTACGCGCGGAGATCGCTGGGATTGCCGCAGAACGCGGCGCTTATCGGCCGCGCGGAAGTATTCGCCGCCGATGTAACGCTATCCGGCGAGGCGCGCACCGCCGCGGGACTCGCCGACCGCGCCTACGACTTCGCCATCATGAACCCGCCTTTCAACGCGCCGGCCGACCGCGCCAGTTCCGACAATCTGAAGAAACGCGCCCATGTCATGCCGTCCGACATGTTCGAGCAATGGGTTCGCACGGCCGCCGCTATCGTGAAGCCCGGCGGCGGGCTGGCCCTGATCGCCCGGCCGGTCTCGCTTGAAACGATCCTCGCCGCGCTTGCCGGCCGCTTCGGCGAGGCGAGGATCGTGCCGATCCATCCGCGCGCGGAGGAAGACGCTATCCGCATCGTGCTGAGGGCCCGTCACGGCTCGCGCGGCGGACCGGCGCTTTCCCCGCCGCTCGTCCTGCACGACACAGGCCGCGCCCTGACGCCGCGCGCCGACACCATCTGCAACGGAACGGCAGGGCTTTTCGGGGATTGAGCAAGGAGGAACGGGCGGTACCCCTCTCCGTCGCGCTTCGCGCGCCACCTCTCCCCCGCAAGCGAGGGCGAGGAAGGGAGCCAAGCATGCGGCCGGCCTTTCCTCGCCCCCTTCCAGGGGGAGAAGGTGGCCCGGCGAAGCCGGACGGAGAGCGGGTGCTGACTTAAGCTGATTTTTCAGCGATTGAGAGGAAGAAGCCCCACGCTTGTGCCCGGCGCCAACATACCTACATCCATCCCACACCAACGGGAGGCTTGCCCACGTGCCGAAATTCTTCAACCGCATCCTGCCGAAGCGCCTGCGTTCGGAAGGCATCACCATCCCGGTGATCCGGCTGCAAGGCGCGATCTTCGCCGGCGGCAACCAGCTCCGCCCCGCGCTTTCGCTGGCGGGCACGGCCGGCCTGATCGAAAAGGCCTTTGCCTTCAAGGAGACGCCGGCGGTGGCGATCTCGCTCAACTCGCCGGGAGGCTCGCCGGTGCAGTCGCGCCTCATCTACAAGCGCATCCGCGACCTAGCCGACGAAAAGGGCAAGCATGTCCTCGTCTTCGTCGAGGACATCGCAGCTTCCGGCGGCTACATGATCGCGCTTGCCGGCGACGAGATCATCGCCGATCCCTCCTCCATCGTCGGCTCGATCGGCGTCGTCTCCGCCTCCTTCGGCTTCCAGGACCTGATCAAGAAGATAGGGGTGGAGCGGCGCGTCCATACCGCCGGGCAGAACAAGGCGGTGCTCGATCCCTTCCGGCCGGAAAAGAAGGAAGACGTCGAGCGGCTGAAGGCGCTGCAGCTCGAAGTGCACGAGACTTTCATCGAACTCGTCAAGGAGCGGCGCGGCAAGCGGCTCACCGACGATCCGGACCTCTTCACCGGGCTTTTCTGGAGCGCCAAGCGTGGCCTCGCGCTCGGCCTCGTCGACAGCCTTGGCGACATGCGCTCGGTCCTCAAGACGCGCTATGGCGACAAGACGAGCCTAAAGCTGGTGACGCAGCCGCGCGGCTTTTTGGCGCGCCGGCTCGGCTTCCTCGGCTCCCGAAACACGGATTATCTGCCCGAAATGGCAGCCGGCGCTGTCAGTAGTGTGCTTGATACGCTGGAGGAACGAGCGCTGTGGAACCGCTTCGGCCTTTGATCCGTTCCGGAAAAGTCCTATAGTGAGGATGAAAGTCGGCCGGCAAACCTTCCCGCGCCGCGTGTCGTTTCGCATGATCTCCGTCCGAAAAGCGGCGTCCACTTTTCGGGATCATGCCGGAGGAGCTGAAGGCCATGCCACAGCTGATATTCTTCGCCCTTGTCGCGCTGGTCGTCTATTACGGCTACAGATCGTTCGTCCGCGAGGCTCAACGCGTCTCGGCACGGGTCAGGCGGCAGGAAAAGCAAGCCCAGAACGGCGCCATCGGAACGCTGGTCAAGGATCCCGTCACCGGCGAATACAGGCTGGCGAAAGACTGATCCCCCACGTCGCATGTCGGTAATCGCGTCCGCCATCGGTCCTGTTCAGGCGCCGGCCAAGATCAATCTTGCGCTCCATGTCGTCGGGCAGCGCGACGACGGCTACCATCTGCTCGAAAGCGTTGCCGTCTTTACCCGCTTCGGAGACCGGGTGACCGTCGATCGGGCCGAAGCCGATGAATTCGTCGTGACCGGCCCTTATGCCGACGCGATCCCCATCGATGAAAGCAATCTCGTCCTGCGGGCGCGGGACGCATTGCGCGCCGCCCTGCCCTCGGGCGCGGGTTTCCCGGTCTCCATTTCGCTGGAAAAGAACCTGCCGCCCGCCTCCGGCATCGGCGGCGGATCGAGCGACGCCGCCGCGACGCTGAAGGCGCTGGAGCGGCTTTGGGGCGGCACGGACAAGATTTCACTGGAGGAGATCGGCCTGCCGCTCGGGGCCGACGTGCCGATGTGCCTGTCGTCATCGCCGGCGCTGGTTTCCGGCATCGGGGAAAATGTCGAGCGGATACCTAATTTTCCACCGCTCTTCATCGTCCTTGTGAATCCCGGCGTGGAAGTATCGACGCCGGCAGTGTTTTCCCGACTGAAGGTGAAAAATAATCCGGGATTGGGGCGGCCCGTTTTCGATGGCCGGAGCACAGGCGCATCTGAAGTTCGACCCCCACTCCGATTTGCTTCGCAAACCGCCTATCCTCCGCTCGACGGGGGAGAGGAAGCGCCGGCCGCAATGCTTGGCACCCTTCCTCTCCCCCATGAAAATGAGGGAGAGGTGGCGCGCGAAGCGCGACGGAGTGGGGGTTATTCGGCCATGTCCGATCGCCCTGTCGGTGGCCGGGAAGTCCTCCATGCATGGCTCCGCGAAACGCGCAACGACCTACAGGCTCCCGCGCGGGAACTGGCACCCGTAATCGGCGACACACTCGAAGCGCTTCGCGCCACGCAGGCACAGTTCTTTCGCATGTCGGGTTCGGGCGCGACCTGCTTCGGCCTTTACGATACAAACCGGGAGGCGGAAGCCGCGGCCGCCGCCATCAGGCGCGTACAGCCCGGCTGGTTTGTCGTGGCGACCCAGACCTTCGCGGCTTCAGGAGAACATCATGCCGGGAATTGACGAGAGGCGCCCTTTCATCCCGGTCGGCTTCGCGGTGCTCACCGTCTCCGATACGCGTTCGCCTGGCGAAGACAAGTCCGGCCAGACGCTTTCCGACCGCATCGAAGCCGCCGGCCATCGCCTCGTTCGGCGCGACATCGTGCGCGACGACGCCGAGGCGATCCGGAAAGCCGTGCTCGGCTGGGTGGCCGACGGCGAGGTGGATGCCATCCTTACGACCGGCGGCACCGGCTTCACCGGCCGCGACGTGACGCCGGAGGCGCTGGAGCCGCTGTTCGACAAGCGCATGGACGGCTTCGCGGAAGTCTTCCACCGCATCTCCTACGACAAGATCGGCGTCTCCACCATCCAGTCGCGCGCCACGGCCGGGCTGATCGGCACCACCTTCGTCTTCGTGCTGCCCGGCTCTCCCGGCGCCTGCAAGGACGCCTGGGACGGGATTCTTCAAGCCCAGTTCGACTATCGGCACATGCCCTGCAATTTCGTGGAGATCATGCCGAGGCTCGACGAGCACCTGAAGCGCGGGAAAAGCTGAGCGTTTCCCTCCGTCATCCCGGTTTCGGGCAGCGAAGCGACGGCCGGAAGACCGACCGATAGCTACCCGCTCCATCTGGGCCCATCCACGGGCGGAGCAGGAGCGAAGCGGTTCTCTCGGCTTCGTCATCCTAGGGCGGAGTCGAGCGCAGCGAAGTGCGGATCCGAGGATGACGAACGTGGAGAGGTCGGCGAAAACGTGGATGGGATCAAGCCTGTCTGCATCCGGAAGCCGCTAGCTTCCGCGCTTCCCGCATTTTTCTTCTCTCCCTTTCTCTCCACGCCTTCCGCGCTTCCTCCATACTCCCCGTCAGTTCTCCCATCGGGAACACCGATCATGACGGTGATTGCGTGGGGAGGAGCCGGCGCCTCCGCCGTGATGCCGACGTGGCATCACGGCCGGGGAGGTCCTGCCGGGAGGTTCCCCTGGGGGGACTATGACCCCTGCGTGTCGGAAAGAGACACACAGACCCGAGGCAGAAGAGCGCTGGATCTGATCGGAGAAATCGCCGGCGGGCGGCCGCAAGGTCGCACGTAAATTGCTTAGATGAGCGAGCCTGCGGCCGCCCGTCTTTCCCGACTTTCAATGGCCAGACCGGAAACGGGCGTGGCGGGGATGAAACGTGGGCAATGACAAAGACGGATAATCCTGTGCGAAGGGGCGGAGGATGGGGAGTATTTTTACAAACGATAAACTTCAAACGAGAGGCATACCCCAAAGCCCGACCGGGCGTCGCGCCCGCTGGCGCGCCCCCGCGGGGCCCAGCCGCGTCAGCGGCGTACGGGCGTGAGCGAAAGAAACATTCTCACAAAAGTTCTTGCTTTGTTCTCATTCGATGGATAGGAATAATTTCATGAAGCGGCCGATTCGGGTGGCCGATAAAGAGCATCGCGAGACCAAGAAATGGAACCGATCGCACGCGCGGATGTTGCAGCCTTCAGGAATGGAGGCACGCTTTTGGCCAATGCCCTCATCGAGCATAGCGGTATCCGGATCGACGCCGAGCGGCGGCGCGGACGCGGCGCGGGCGTCAATCCGTCCGGCCGCTTCGAGCCGGTCAGCCGCCACGTCTTCGACGACGGCTGGGACACGATCGAGGAACTGCCGCCCTTCAAGACCGAGGTGCAGGTGGAGAAGCCGCGCACGATCATCACGCGTAACGAATCCCCCGACATCTCCTTCGACCGCTCGATCAACCCCTATCGCGGCTGCGAGCATGGCTGCGTCTACTGCTTCGCCCGGCCGACGCACGCCTATATGGGTCTGTCGCCGGGGCTCGACTTCGAATCGAAGCTGTTCGCCAAGCCCGACGCGGCAAGGCTGCTGGAACGCGAACTGGCGAAGGAAGGCTACCAGCCGAAGATCATCGCCATCGGCACCAACACCGATCCCTATCAGCCGATCGAGAAGAAATGGCGTATCATGCGCGAGATCCTGGAGGTGCTGGAGGCCTACAACCACCCGGTCGGCATCGTGACCAAGTCGGCGCTGGTGACGCGCGACATCGATATCCTGTCGCGCATGGCCGGGAAAGGGTTGGCCAAGGTCGCGCTTTCGGTGACGAGCCTCGACCGGACGCTGGCGCGGACGATGGAGCCGCGCGCGGCGACGCCGCCGAAGCGGTTGGAGACGATCCGGCAACTCGCGGAAGCCGGCATACCGGCCTCGGTGATGGTGGCGCCGATCATCCCCGGCCTCAACGACCAAGAGATCGAGCGCATCCTCGATTCCGCAAGAGCCGCCGGCGCGCGTGAGGCGGGTTACGTCATCCTGCGCCTGCCGCTCGAAGTCAGCCCGATCTTCAAGGACTGGCTTTTACGCCATTATCCCGACCGCTACCGGCACGTGCTGTCGCTGGTGCGCTCCATGCGCGGCGGCAAGGATTACGATGCCGAATGGGGCAAGCGCATGAAGGGCAACGGCCCCTATGCCTGGCAGATCGGCCGCCGTTTCGAGCTTGCCGCGCGCAAGTATGGCTTCAATCTCGAAAGGCGCCGGCTTCGCACCGACCTCTTCAAGGCGCCGAAGGGAGCCGGCGAGCAATTGATGCTTCTTTGATGGATGCCGCCCGGCTCCCATGTGTCACTTATGTCATGCTCGGGCGGTATCCTTTCCATTCCCGTCCCGCCTGTCCTCCCTCACAGGCGACGGTACCTTCCCCGCGGTCTCCCCAATCGCCGGGAAGGGGTTGCGGAGAATCGGGGCGGATGCGAGCATCGCCGCACAATGGCTCGTTCGCGCTCCGATTCTCCGCTTTTGTTCGAACTCCCGCTCGCGCCCGATTTCTCGATGGAGAAGCGCGCGATACGAAGCGGAATGTGGCCGGTCGCGGGGCTGGACGAGGCCGGGCGCGGACCACTGGCGGGACCGGTGGCGGCCGCAGCCGTGATCCTCGACCCCAAAGCCATTCCCGCTGGCCTTGACGATTCGAAACGATTGACGGCAGCGGAACGCGAGGCGCTTTTCGGCGATATCCTTGCAAGTGCGCTTGCCGTCTCGGTGGCGTCGGTCTCCGCCGGCGGGATCGATCAGCGCAACATCCTGAGGGCGAGCCTCGAAGCGATGCGGCGGGCGCTCACCGGCTTATGCGTGAGCCCGCGCATGGCGCTTGCCGACGGGCGCGACGTGCCGCCCGGCCTTCCTTGCCCCGCCGAGGCGGTCGTCAAGGGCGACCAGCGCTCGCAATCCATCGCGGCGGCCTCGATCGTCGCCAAGGTCACGCGCGACCGCATGATGGCGCAGGCCGGCCGCGTACATACGAAATTCGGCTTCGGCGTGCATATGGGCTACGCGACCGCACGGCACCGCGCCGAGATCGCCGACAACGGCCCCCTGCCCCGGCTGCACCGTACGACGTTCGCGCCCTTCCGCCTGGCGACAGTGGAGATCGAGGTCGAAGAGGAACTGGTGCTCGCGCAAGAATAAAGCCGCCCCAGCTTGGCCGGCGCGGCTTTGGCAATCCCGAATTGTCGCTGGGCTCAGTTGAGCTTGGATTTCAGCGCTTGCAGCGAGGATTCGAAGAGGCTCGCCGTGGTCTTCGCGTCGACCTTGGCCGCGATCGTGCGGCGGGCGGCTTCGACGGCGATGTCGGCTGCGAGCGAGCGCACCTCATTGACGGCATCGCGTTCGGCCTGCGCGATCTTCTGCTCGGCGGATGCCGTACGTCGCGCGACGTAATCCTCGGCCTTCGCCTTGGCGTCCTCGACGAAGAGCTCGGCCTCGCGC encodes:
- a CDS encoding tetratricopeptide repeat protein, whose product is MPQASGKLIATLLLASSMLVAALPAHASKEAGDLGTDTLAGAFLAARVAEADGDLPNAIAYYTRALSFDPDNENLQQNLMVSLISNGQFDRALPYARKLKKVARVERFSRLALAVDSFRDKKYGDAENWLKLAMESDLDKLITGIMTGWAKEGEGHTGEALSYLKKLDGPEWYTLFVSYHRALIAELAGRKTDAEAAYKETLDNAPAGAAAPDTYMRAAEAYARLLYRSGKKDEALAVLDKADEFAPDRLPITALRKEIKAGATVQPMIGSVNDGAAEVLLDLGAALNRSGGEDFVRLYLEYALVLAPKSNDLLLQLGVVADQQKNTEEAIAFFKRISPDSPMKRVAEMQVGLDLADIGRHDEAIEHLKTVLAQDPDDMKAYLALGGVYAAKEDYRSAAELYDKAVARIPNPTADNWTIFYRRGIAYERLKEWPKAEPNFKEALKLSPDQPQVLNYLGYSWIDMDINLEDGLKMIRKAVDQRPSDGYIVDSLGWAYYKLGRYQDALVQLQRAVSLKPEDPVLNDHLGDALWRVGRKLEASYQWRHASDMHPDPQTLASVQKKLAEGLPPIEPKKAAESPENSPAAQDKDGKDDGRKS
- a CDS encoding polyprenyl synthetase family protein translates to MGVVLSLEEGKRGNPTIGRLLDLTAADMARVNELILSKAGSDVDMIPQIAEHLISSGGKRLRPMVTLAAAQMFGYSGEGHVKLATSVEFMHTATLLHDDVVDESGMRRGRQTARMIWGNQASVLVGDFLLGQAFRMMVDVGSLDALDVLSTAASVIAEGEVMQLAAAQNLETTEDEYLAVIRAKTAALFSAAAEVGPIIAGASRSDRAALRSYGTNLGLAFQLVDDALDYGGSSKDLGKNVGDDFREGKVTLPVILSYRRGTAEERDFWKHAIEGRENGDAELEKALDLMARRSAIGDTIGRARHFGEIARDALAPLKPTPQKSALLEVIDFCISRVS
- a CDS encoding putative signal transducing protein, which produces MIELLRTNDPVLISFVESLMRDAGIGFFVADQNMSIVEGSLGILPRRVMVERDREVEARRILKDAGISHEMKGR
- a CDS encoding tRNA1(Val) (adenine(37)-N6)-methyltransferase, with amino-acid sequence MPAEAADPPDGMAGATIDAFHRGAFFLAQPAGRGHRAGLDAMILAAAVPSGFTGRLADLGAGAGAAGLAVATRCPDARIVLVERDAEMVAYARRSLGLPQNAALIGRAEVFAADVTLSGEARTAAGLADRAYDFAIMNPPFNAPADRASSDNLKKRAHVMPSDMFEQWVRTAAAIVKPGGGLALIARPVSLETILAALAGRFGEARIVPIHPRAEEDAIRIVLRARHGSRGGPALSPPLVLHDTGRALTPRADTICNGTAGLFGD
- a CDS encoding S49 family peptidase, which produces MPKFFNRILPKRLRSEGITIPVIRLQGAIFAGGNQLRPALSLAGTAGLIEKAFAFKETPAVAISLNSPGGSPVQSRLIYKRIRDLADEKGKHVLVFVEDIAASGGYMIALAGDEIIADPSSIVGSIGVVSASFGFQDLIKKIGVERRVHTAGQNKAVLDPFRPEKKEDVERLKALQLEVHETFIELVKERRGKRLTDDPDLFTGLFWSAKRGLALGLVDSLGDMRSVLKTRYGDKTSLKLVTQPRGFLARRLGFLGSRNTDYLPEMAAGAVSSVLDTLEERALWNRFGL
- a CDS encoding 4-(cytidine 5'-diphospho)-2-C-methyl-D-erythritol kinase, which produces MSVIASAIGPVQAPAKINLALHVVGQRDDGYHLLESVAVFTRFGDRVTVDRAEADEFVVTGPYADAIPIDESNLVLRARDALRAALPSGAGFPVSISLEKNLPPASGIGGGSSDAAATLKALERLWGGTDKISLEEIGLPLGADVPMCLSSSPALVSGIGENVERIPNFPPLFIVLVNPGVEVSTPAVFSRLKVKNNPGLGRPVFDGRSTGASEVRPPLRFASQTAYPPLDGGEEAPAAMLGTLPLPHENEGEVAREARRSGGYSAMSDRPVGGREVLHAWLRETRNDLQAPARELAPVIGDTLEALRATQAQFFRMSGSGATCFGLYDTNREAEAAAAAIRRVQPGWFVVATQTFAASGEHHAGN
- the moaB gene encoding molybdenum cofactor biosynthesis protein B translates to MPGIDERRPFIPVGFAVLTVSDTRSPGEDKSGQTLSDRIEAAGHRLVRRDIVRDDAEAIRKAVLGWVADGEVDAILTTGGTGFTGRDVTPEALEPLFDKRMDGFAEVFHRISYDKIGVSTIQSRATAGLIGTTFVFVLPGSPGACKDAWDGILQAQFDYRHMPCNFVEIMPRLDEHLKRGKS
- a CDS encoding PA0069 family radical SAM protein, producing MEPIARADVAAFRNGGTLLANALIEHSGIRIDAERRRGRGAGVNPSGRFEPVSRHVFDDGWDTIEELPPFKTEVQVEKPRTIITRNESPDISFDRSINPYRGCEHGCVYCFARPTHAYMGLSPGLDFESKLFAKPDAARLLERELAKEGYQPKIIAIGTNTDPYQPIEKKWRIMREILEVLEAYNHPVGIVTKSALVTRDIDILSRMAGKGLAKVALSVTSLDRTLARTMEPRAATPPKRLETIRQLAEAGIPASVMVAPIIPGLNDQEIERILDSARAAGAREAGYVILRLPLEVSPIFKDWLLRHYPDRYRHVLSLVRSMRGGKDYDAEWGKRMKGNGPYAWQIGRRFELAARKYGFNLERRRLRTDLFKAPKGAGEQLMLL
- a CDS encoding ribonuclease HII, with the protein product MARSRSDSPLLFELPLAPDFSMEKRAIRSGMWPVAGLDEAGRGPLAGPVAAAAVILDPKAIPAGLDDSKRLTAAEREALFGDILASALAVSVASVSAGGIDQRNILRASLEAMRRALTGLCVSPRMALADGRDVPPGLPCPAEAVVKGDQRSQSIAAASIVAKVTRDRMMAQAGRVHTKFGFGVHMGYATARHRAEIADNGPLPRLHRTTFAPFRLATVEIEVEEELVLAQE
- a CDS encoding F0F1 ATP synthase subunit B, which translates into the protein MDATSWATLWALIGLIIFLGICLYIKAPAMLAKSLDERAKRISDELDEAKRLRDEAKALLAEYQKKRKDAETEAADILTAAKREAELFVEDAKAKAEDYVARRTASAEQKIAQAERDAVNEVRSLAADIAVEAARRTIAAKVDAKTTASLFESSLQALKSKLN